A portion of the Gossypium arboreum isolate Shixiya-1 chromosome 8, ASM2569848v2, whole genome shotgun sequence genome contains these proteins:
- the LOC108465386 gene encoding uncharacterized protein LOC108465386 has product MWTIKQVNMNFEAVGKKRLLDIIKLEEIRQNAYENAAIYKENTKGWHGRIILQRQFIVGQQVLLFNSKLKLHPGKFCSHRSGPFEVVEVFPHGAVTIRDLNDGHQFKVNGQ; this is encoded by the coding sequence ATGTGGACAATTAAACAAGTGAACATGAACTTTGAAGCTGTTGGAAAGAAAAGGCTATTGGATATCATTAAACTAGAGGAGATTAGGCAAAATGCCTATGAAAATGCTGCAATTTACAAGGAAAATACCAAAGGATGGCATGGAAGAATTATATTGCAGCGACAATTTATCGTGGGTCAACAAGTTTTATTATTCAACTCTAAACTGAAATTGCACCCGGGTAAATTCTGCTCTCATCGATCTGGACCTTTTGAAGTTGTCGAAGTATTTCCTCATGGTGCAGTCACAATTAGAGATTTAAATGATGGACACCAATTCAAAGTGAATGGTCAGTGA